The DNA segment GCCGACCGTGTCGTGGTCGGGGGCGCCGCGTTTTCCGTCGTCGCCCCCGCCGTCGCGCGTCCCGCCGCTCCCGGAGCCGTTTCCAGCCCGATCGTCGCCGGACCCGAACCGCGTCGCGAGCCAGTCGAGGTGTTCGCGGGGGCCGCCTCGCGGGGGGTCTTCCGCCTCGTAGCGCTCGCGCGTCGCCTCGGTGAGCAGGTCGACGCCCGTCTCGACGTCGAACTCCTCGGCGAGTTCGACGGCGTGCTCGCCCGAGACGAAGATATGAGGCGTCTCCGAGTGAACGACGCGCGCGACGCTCGCCGCGTGCTCCACGCCCGGCATCGAGCAGGCCGCGCCGATCTCCCGGTCCGAGGTCATCACGCCCGCGTCGGTGCGGACGACGCCGTCGGACTGGGCCGCGCCGCCGACGCCGGCGTTGAACCGCGGGCTCGACTCGAGGGGCGCGAGCGCCGCCTCGACCGCGTCGATCGGCGTGCGGGCGTCGGTGCCGCGCGCGGCCGCCTCGTCGAGGACCGCCTGTCTCGGCGCCGGCTCGTCGGGGACGCCGCCCGCGCCGCCGTGGACGACGACGCGCATCGAGGGTCGCTGTGGCATATCCGGTGGTTCCGCGGCGGCCGGATAAGCGTCCGGGAACCGGCGGGCGGCGACGCCGAGCGAGGGGCGGGGCCCTCCGACCCGCCCGCCGCCGCAAGACCTATTCCCGCTCCTCGGAGAGTCGCCACCATCGTGGACGATCGCCGAGAACGCGCCGCCGACGATCCCTCCGAGGATCCAGAGTCCGGCCCCGTGGGAGAGTCGATCGACCGGACTGCGCTCCGGCGCCGCCTCCGAGCCGCGATCCGAGCGCGCGTCGGGATCGACCCGCGCGCCCTGGCGGCGTTCCGGGTCGCGGTCGGCGTCGTCCTCCTCGTCGACCTCGCGCTGCGCGCCCGGAACCTGACGACCTTTTACACCGACGCGGGCGTGCTCCCGCGGTCGGCGCTCGCGGAGGCGTCCCCCCTCGCCGCCCGGCTCTCGCTGCACGCGCTCTCCGGCGCGACGTGGGCCGTCTCGGCCCTGTTCCTCGTCGCCGGAGCCGCCGCCGTCGCCCTCGCGGTCGGCCACCGGACGCGGGTCGCGGCCGTGATCTCGCTGCTCCTGCTCGCGTCGCTACAGGCCCGGAATCCGTTCGTGCTCAACGCGGGCGACAAGCTGCTCGTCCACCTGCTCGCGGCCGGGATCTTCTGCCCGCTCGGCGTGCGCTGGTCGGTGGACGCCGCGCGCGGCAGCGCGTCGCTCGGCCGTCCCCTCCAAACGGCCCGCGGAGACCGCTTCGCCGGCCCCGCCTCGGCGCTCCTGTTGACGCTCGTGGTCGTGGTCTACGTCGTGAACGCGATCGAGAAGCTCCGCGGAACGGCGTGGACCGGAGGCGAGGCGGTCGAGCAGGTGTTCCGGCTCACCTACCTCCACGGCCCGCTCGGGGGCCTGCTGCCCGAGTCGCCGGCGCTGCTCGCGGCCGCCACCTACGGCTGGCTCGCGCTGCTCGTCGCGTCGCCGCTGCTCGTCGCGTCCGCCGGGCGGGTCCGGGTCGCGCTCGCGGGGACCCTGCTCGCCGCGCACCTCTCGATGGCGTTCACGCTCCAGCTCGGCGTCTTCCCGCTGATATCCGCGGCCGCCCTGCTCCCCTTCTTCCCGCCGTTCGTCTGGGACCGCGTCGAGGGGGCCATCGGCCCGCCGAGCGAACGGCTCCGTGGGTCCGCGGAGTCGGCTCTCGGTGGCTCGAACGGCGTCAGGTACGGAAACGGCGGGCGTGACGTCGGCGGCTTACCGGACCGAAGGACCCGCGAGCGCGCCCTCGCCGCCGTCGCCGCC comes from the Halorubrum depositum genome and includes:
- a CDS encoding isoaspartyl peptidase/L-asparaginase, with the translated sequence MRVVVHGGAGGVPDEPAPRQAVLDEAAARGTDARTPIDAVEAALAPLESSPRFNAGVGGAAQSDGVVRTDAGVMTSDREIGAACSMPGVEHAASVARVVHSETPHIFVSGEHAVELAEEFDVETGVDLLTEATRERYEAEDPPRGGPREHLDWLATRFGSGDDRAGNGSGSGGTRDGGGDDGKRGAPDHDTVGAVASDGETFAAATSTGGRSFALAGRVGDVPQVGSGFFCTEAGGASATGAGEDIARVTLSRRAVDFLDEGVGAQAAADRAIDEFDEITGSGAGVIVLDDDGAGSAFNTDGMQTSVARE
- a CDS encoding HTTM domain-containing protein, yielding MGESIDRTALRRRLRAAIRARVGIDPRALAAFRVAVGVVLLVDLALRARNLTTFYTDAGVLPRSALAEASPLAARLSLHALSGATWAVSALFLVAGAAAVALAVGHRTRVAAVISLLLLASLQARNPFVLNAGDKLLVHLLAAGIFCPLGVRWSVDAARGSASLGRPLQTARGDRFAGPASALLLTLVVVVYVVNAIEKLRGTAWTGGEAVEQVFRLTYLHGPLGGLLPESPALLAAATYGWLALLVASPLLVASAGRVRVALAGTLLAAHLSMAFTLQLGVFPLISAAALLPFFPPFVWDRVEGAIGPPSERLRGSAESALGGSNGVRYGNGGRDVGGLPDRRTRERALAAVAAVLLASLLAWNGMAAGLVDAPEPVAATADPAEYGWDMFAPDPSSIDARFLATATTADGDRIDTLYGDPVATDRPPSDARAYPTARWRKYLTLLADDEAPARVDALLAHLCDRSARFAGEEVASVSASAVEVDVTEGGETRVRELGTRECRPR